The Choloepus didactylus isolate mChoDid1 chromosome 15, mChoDid1.pri, whole genome shotgun sequence genome segment atagatgaggaaatggtccagtggaaacaacctaaaagtCTGGGTTAAGACAGAACTAAACTGAAATCCCGATCCTGCCTTTCCTAAAGGTGTAATCACTgaacttcaatttcttcatttattaaaattgGGCATCTTAAAgggaactcatttttttttccttccaggcaAGGGTTAGGTGAATCTCCTATAAAGAATGAAAGGGGGAATGATTTTACTATTAAATATCAGAGGGTcttaattataacaaatttaaGAGTATCTCATCTACTAAGGAATTTAAATGTTGGATGTAGTCTCTAAACTCAGGAAATGAAAAGACTGAACTAAATAATTTCTAAGACGCTTCCAACATTTTGTATTTATGAACTCCCAATGGCCAGTATTCttatattttctatatacagTAAATAATCATTTATCCTTCAATTTAGCTCAGTGTATAAACTCCTTAAAAAACAATCACACTATCTTTCATTTTACTCCTCCTTTCTATACCTCCTTTCCTCTACAGTGTTTAGCAACATTCTAACATctaccagaaaaataaaatataaaaaataataatagtcaaTAATTCTCCTTCCCCAAAATGGGcccattaaaaatacatatattgtcAACACAGAGAAGTCCTTTCCAAGTTTCCCTCTGTATCTCCTCAACAGATAGTCAGaattcatctaatttttctttaatctatTCAGTAAGATCTCTTAGGACTTGGCTATCATAAACATAGCTCAATTCTataatttttggtttttaaaggTCTATCAGACATTCTTTTCTGTCTACACTCCTATACGTTTATTGCAGGAACCTTGAAATTGGATGTAAGTTAAGTGAATGTATGATATGCACAAATGCCTATCAAGATTACTGCCAAAATCCGAGGTTCCCCAAACCTAAAAATTTGCTAAGCCTTAAACAATTTCATCCAAACATACCTCTTGAAGAAAACGTGGATCCAGGcaatcaccatcatcattaaaCATAGATTCCCAGCTCTCCTCAATAGCAGCACTTCCCTCCACATCAGAAGTTTCAGTAGCTTTTGGTTCCATGGATGTTTCCATAGATACTGAATCCATCTCAGGAAACGATATACCAAATTCTACATTCTCTGTGTCACCTTCCACTTTTGTACTGAACTCTTCAGTTCTTAATTCATGGAATGCCTCTACAATATCACCAGTACAATCCAGATCTTTGCCCAAGGCACTACCTGAAAGTATTTTTGTCCCATTTAACATATTGAGTTCAGAGTCCAAAACATTGTTATAATCACTACCAGCAATCTTCTTTATAGGTAAGGAGGAATCACAATCTGACAAGTACCCTATCAACTTTTCTGTTGACTCTGTGAAACCAGATGAAATATTCTTAGCATAAATATCTGAGCAAGCAGCCAGGTTGCTGAAATTTTCAGTGTCATTCTCACTTACAGCTACATGAAGAGGGGCTGTGTCTGCACTCACTGCTATATATTTTGAGAAACTACTTGTGTTGCTCCAGGCTTCATCAGCTCtaactgcaactacacaatggctGCCCATGGTTACATGACTGGATATGACACCTACACTGTCCATCATACATGCCTTCTTGGTAATGTCATCTACATTCTTAGAACCATTATCTGTATATGTCTCATGAGTAAGGACAGCAGTATCAGAAGGTTCATACTTTACACATGACTCATTAAAAATGCTGTCATTCTTCCTATACTGTCTAAACACTGTTGGATCAAAAACGCCATTTGTGCTCCCTAATTTGCTGACTATAGGCATTTTATGGGAGATGCGATCCACGTTCTCGGGAATGGAATCTATACCTTTCTGATCCAAGATCAAACCTGTACTGTTGGCTACCTCACCTAAATTCTCAGCTTTGAAGTGTATCCAAGTTTGATCAGTGACTCTATCTGGACTTCCAGGAACAGAAACAGTAGTGACGCCTCCATTGCTGAGCTTCATCATTCCACTTGATGTTTGCATCCCTTGGTGTCCAAATCCAGAATCAGAGCTTAGTTTTACTAGTGTAATCATATTCTCAGGTTTCAATACAGAACTAAAACCTCCAGGAAACTGAGATTCTACAGCTTTGTAGTCAGTTTCAATTTTGCTTTCCAACTCtttatcttcaaatatttcctcatttAGTTTGTGCTTACTGAAGTCACAGAATTTCATATTTTGGAATGGTTTGTTCAGAACTTGAGCCTCACTAACTTCTGAACAAGAATGTGATAGAAGCAACCTCTCATGTTCTGTCATGTCTGTAGTTTGAACCTCAGAACACTCCACCTTCTTTGgtttaaaatgtctttgtaaaGGTACACTAGGTATGATTCCAGGACTTGGGACTCCTTGCCGATGTCCTTGGGGTAATACTTCTTTGGTTTCTGTGGTTCCCTTCCTAGtcctatctttatttctttcttgaagGCATgagtcttttttaaattttgttgaagatttctttctttccttattactGTGCTCTGTTCTATCAGGGTTAATATTTAATCTTTGAGTCTCAATTCTGTCTCTAAAGATCTCTTTTTTGGAAAGAAAGCTTTCCTTTTGTCCTTCTTTCACCATGGCGTTAGGAAGACAACAGCTTTTTTCATCACCTGACTTGAGGAGTACTGTACCCCTTCGAGCTTTGGGTACATAAAGTGCCATGTCAGGCCTTCTAGCTCGAACTCTGCATCTCTCTGCTTCTTGCTGCATGGCAACACTTCAATctgcaagaaaaagagagaatgattTAATTACCAGAAACTAGTAATTAATGCAATCAGGTAAGCACTAAGGAAAGCAAATGTAAAAGTAACTCATAAGCCCATGAATTTTATCCAAATATCCTCTTTCTTCCTATTCAAAAAAAACCTTTACCTCTAGCTTCAAAGTCCTCTCTACATTTTTAACAAGTAGTTCTGTcttaggccaaattaaaaacagaTTCTTATTAGAATAGTAGCAGCCAGCCATTAAATACTCACAAAATACAACTGTCACCATAATGTAGGAGCTTAGAATTTACACTGAAGAATACACTCAGGGAGAAGAAAAACACCATGTTGcaacataaatatatacaaataaatacagtCACTTTAAGAGTAACTTGAATGAGAGACAGCAGTTAAAAACTATACTTGTGATCATTTCTAGGGAAGATGGATGAGTAGGGTACTCCCAGACTTAGTCTTCCTACCAAAATAACCCATTAAACAGGCATAAACCACCTAAAATAACTTTTAAGGAACTCCAGAGGCCAAAAGAAAAcagtacagcatccaaggaagaacagaaggaaaaaagcagataaattatgaggctaaaatgcaaatgcataaacagtaatgataaacctaggtttttggacatacaatgtacaaagatacaaatggtaacaagtacaaaaaaaaatggtacagtgaacaaatGGGTATAGTAAAAATACatgtgcatgctactgaagttatatgattgttacatatttagaaGTTAcattttaaccctatggtaaccacaaggaaaacagacgAAAACTATTATCCAGACAGAcgtgagaagggactcaataagatacaatataaaaaatgaaataaattaaaaagtaggcattaatggaagtgaaGGACAAAAAAAAGGTTTACGACTTACAAAAGCTAAACAACAAACTGGCAGGTGAAAGTCCTATTAACCAGTAGtgactttaaaattttaacacatcactctcaataatggatagaacatctagtcagaagatcaataaggaagtataggaattgaatgatacactaaaccaactagacccaacAAACATATAGGACACTTCacacaacagcagcagaatacacatttcttCTCAactgcacatgggtcattcttcaggatagaccatatgttagctcacaaaacaagtctcaataaattaaaaaatgctgAAATCATGCAATGCCAATTATCCAACCACAAGGGAATGAATttacaaatcaataacagagtgagaaatggaaaattcacaaaaatgtggaaattaaacaactaatAGGTTACAGAagaaatcacaagcaaaattaagaaacagcttgagacaaatgaaaatgaaaaatacaacataccaaaacttatgggatgtgggGTGAGGAAAGATGGTAGAacggtgaggtgtggaatttagttactcctctagggcagcagGTAAATAGCCAAGAAATGTATAGAACAACTGTTTCAAGGATTTCTGTGACAGGACACACATTATACATCAGTCTGGaagggtggaacagctgagatcgcagcggaGAACTGGAAACTTCATACAGATTTCACCTTCCTCCTGacacctgggcctgtctggattgggaaaatctgattgaggtggaccatatctggggagaccttttcacaaaaaggttacatagaggcagagcaagaaataggaaaaaaagagct includes the following:
- the R3HCC1L gene encoding coiled-coil domain-containing protein R3HCC1L isoform X3 → MQQEAERCRVRARRPDMALYVPKARRGTVLLKSGDEKSCCLPNAMVKEGQKESFLSKKEIFRDRIETQRLNINPDRTEHSNKERKKSSTKFKKDSCLQERNKDRTRKGTTETKEVLPQGHRQGVPSPGIIPSVPLQRHFKPKKVECSEVQTTDMTEHERLLLSHSCSEVSEAQVLNKPFQNMKFCDFSKHKLNEEIFEDKELESKIETDYKAVESQFPGGFSSVLKPENMITLVKLSSDSGFGHQGMQTSSGMMKLSNGGVTTVSVPGSPDRVTDQTWIHFKAENLGEVANSTGLILDQKGIDSIPENVDRISHKMPIVSKLGSTNGVFDPTVFRQYRKNDSIFNESCVKYEPSDTAVLTHETYTDNGSKNVDDITKKACMMDSVGVISSHVTMGSHCVVAVRADEAWSNTSSFSKYIAVSADTAPLHVAVSENDTENFSNLAACSDIYAKNISSGFTESTEKLIGYLSDCDSSLPIKKIAGSDYNNVLDSELNMLNGTKILSGSALGKDLDCTGDIVEAFHELRTEEFSTKVEGDTENVEFGISFPEMDSVSMETSMEPKATETSDVEGSAAIEESWESMFNDDGDCLDPRFLQERENDWKPSNGKTSGKAETSLLFEHHPVKGIIS
- the R3HCC1L gene encoding coiled-coil domain-containing protein R3HCC1L isoform X1, with amino-acid sequence MQQEAERCRVRARRPDMALYVPKARRGTVLLKSGDEKSCCLPNAMVKEGQKESFLSKKEIFRDRIETQRLNINPDRTEHSNKERKKSSTKFKKDSCLQERNKDRTRKGTTETKEVLPQGHRQGVPSPGIIPSVPLQRHFKPKKVECSEVQTTDMTEHERLLLSHSCSEVSEAQVLNKPFQNMKFCDFSKHKLNEEIFEDKELESKIETDYKAVESQFPGGFSSVLKPENMITLVKLSSDSGFGHQGMQTSSGMMKLSNGGVTTVSVPGSPDRVTDQTWIHFKAENLGEVANSTGLILDQKGIDSIPENVDRISHKMPIVSKLGSTNGVFDPTVFRQYRKNDSIFNESCVKYEPSDTAVLTHETYTDNGSKNVDDITKKACMMDSVGVISSHVTMGSHCVVAVRADEAWSNTSSFSKYIAVSADTAPLHVAVSENDTENFSNLAACSDIYAKNISSGFTESTEKLIGYLSDCDSSLPIKKIAGSDYNNVLDSELNMLNGTKILSGSALGKDLDCTGDIVEAFHELRTEEFSTKVEGDTENVEFGISFPEMDSVSMETSMEPKATETSDVEGSAAIEESWESMFNDDGDCLDPRFLQELSGNMKSRKSIQEPRFDYYNHDVPEIDLSDCELPHVIEIYDFPPEFRTEDLLRVFCSYQKKGFDIKWVDDTHALGVFSSPLTARDALGSKYTMVKIRPLSQATRAAKAKARAYAEFLQPAKERPETSAALARRLVISALGVRSKQSKTEREAELKKLQEARVEEFLCLAQCPGHKKRENDWKPSNGKTSGKAETSLLFEHHPVKGIIS
- the R3HCC1L gene encoding coiled-coil domain-containing protein R3HCC1L isoform X2, producing MQQEAERCRVRARRPDMALYVPKARRGTVLLKSGDEKSCCLPNAMVKEGQKESFLSKKEIFRDRIETQRLNINPDRTEHSNKERKKSSTKFKKDSCLQERNKDRTRKGTTETKEVLPQGHRQGVPSPGIIPSVPLQRHFKPKKVECSEVQTTDMTEHERLLLSHSCSEVSEAQVLNKPFQNMKFCDFSKHKLNEEIFEDKELESKIETDYKAVESQFPGGFSSVLKPENMITLVKLSSDSGFGHQGMQTSSGMMKLSNGGVTTVSVPGSPDRVTDQTWIHFKAENLGEVANSTGLILDQKGIDSIPENVDRISHKMPIVSKLGSTNGVFDPTVFRQYRKNDSIFNESCVKYEPSDTAVLTHETYTDNGSKNVDDITKKACMMDSVGVISSHVTMGSHCVVAVRADEAWSNTSSFSKYIAVSADTAPLHVAVSENDTENFSNLAACSDIYAKNISSGFTESTEKLIGYLSDCDSSLPIKKIAGSDYNNVLDSELNMLNGTKILSGSALGKDLDCTGDIVEAFHELRTEEFSTKVEGDTENVEFGISFPEMDSVSMETSMEPKATETSDVEGSAAIEESWESMFNDDGDCLDPRFLQELSGNMKSRKSIQEPRFDYYNHDVPEIDLSDCELPHVIEIYDFPPEFRTEDLLRVFCSYQKKGFDIKWVDDTHALGVFSSPLTARDALGSKYTMVKIRPLSQATRAAKAKARAYAEFLQPAKERPETSAALARRLVISALGVRSKQSKTEREAELKKLQEARERKRLEAKQREDIWEGRDQSAV